DNA sequence from the Alosa alosa isolate M-15738 ecotype Scorff River chromosome 2, AALO_Geno_1.1, whole genome shotgun sequence genome:
ACAGGCCATGAAGATGCCAGAAGGACTGCTGACAGTTTTTCAGGCAACTGATTGGTCCAGGAGCTTCACTTAGCCTGTAAATTAGAATCTGACACAGGAGTATCCAGAATCTAGATGTCTAGATAACTAACAATTAAAAGATGTGGTTTCTCGTTTGCTCTCCAATGTGTTGGCACATATTTGAACAGTTTAAATgagttttgcatccattactgAACATTACCTGGGTATTGTGTTTCACTTTAGCTTGGGTTGACCTGTTTTTGTTTGACTCCATAGTGTGATTGGCACAAGTTCCCTGCGCCGAGCTGCTCAATTGAAGAAAAGATTCCCTCATCTGGAGTTTGAGAATATTGTATCCTTAACGAAGAAGAAGCTTGAAGTGGGCACAAGTCCGTGCTTCACACATAAAGTATTTGTGTCAGTGCACTTGACGTAGTCACTTCCTTTATGTCTGAACACAGTGCGTGTCGATATGCCTTTTAGTTTTTCCTTAACATGGTACTTAGAGAGGTAACCTGAACACTCGACTGAAAAAGCTGGATGAGAAGGAGGACTATGCAGCAATCATCCTTGCTGCGGCAGGACTCAAGAGAATGGGCTGGGAGAGTCGCGTCAGCCAGGTATGggacacaccagacacacctGGGGCCCTAATGCCATAGAGCAACAGGCACCGCAAATGGGAATAGGCGGGGATATCTACATTTCCTCGTTTGATTGACACAATGCAGGCTGCAGTCATGCAGAAAACAGTTGAGTAATTAGTGAATGCAGCGATGAAGTCATTCTTTATCTGCCTGTCATAATATAAAACCAGTCACACTAAGCTCAGTTCTCATTGTTCTACAATggagaaaacaacaacatttcCGTTCTGAGTGGAGCAGTATTCCATAGAGTGGGCAGTGGTTTCTGTGCAGGAGGTCTGCCCAACCCAAAATCATTTCCAATTGTCACTGAAAAGGTCTTTCTGTGAAAGAAGCCATTTATACACTGCACTCCCATGCCACAGAGTGGACACAGGCCAACATTGCACAGAGCTACCCATGCTAGTGCCTAGGAACTTGCTCCTGTTAATCAGCTTTACCTCACATGTGGCGTATTTACTGTGCATGTTGCCAGCTTTGTTGAAATTAGGGCCCCTAATGTTTTCAGAGAAGACTCAGAGaggattaaaaaaagaatattgtTGTAATAATTGGAACATGCTTATTATTGATTGTCTGATTTGTAtataatatattgtatattgaAATATTACATATAAACCGATCCtacatttcttttgtttttgcccTGATTCCTCTCAGATCCTTGAGCCATCTGATTGTATGTATGCTGTGGGTCAGGTGAGTGACCTGTTCATGTTTtcttagtgtgtgcagagttgtTTTGGCTCACTTTTTGTTTTCAAGCAGCACTGCTAATCTGTTCTTAATGTGGTAGGTATTAAACTGGCAGTGTTTTCAGTTTAAAGGAAGCACCTGTGAATTCAGCTGTGTTAACCGTTGCAGTAATGCGTGCATGCAATGCTAAGTGGATGTGAAAATGTATATGTCTGAATGAGTTTGGTACTTAGCCATAGATAGGGGAAAACACTTTGCTTTGCATGTTCAAGTCAGAACACAATAAGACTCTCTTTCCCTTGTAGCAGTGCATAGTGTACCACTGGCCTCTATTCCTCCAATGCGTTTTGGCATGGTTGTGTATGAGGTGTAATCAGCAACAGATGTCAACAGAAAAGTCATGTAGGTTGCACCATGGTGTAATTCATGGTGTCCTGGTAACCTGGTAACCTGCTTATCCCAGGGAGCTTTGGCGGTGGAGGTTCGTGCACGAGACAGAGACATACTAAACATGGTGTCTATTCTCCACCATCACGACACGGTGCTACGCTGCGTTGCAGAGAGGGCTTTTCTTCGACAGCTGGCAAGTTGATTCGCACATACAAACAGGCTGAAATTGTATTAAGCCACCAACTTATAAGACATACAGCTGCCATACATCCTCTCGATCTTTTGACTTTGATCTTTGTTGCATCAGGAGGGTGGCTGCAGTGTACCAGTTGCTGTCCACACTGAAGTGAAAGACTCCCTGGTAATCACTATGTCCTCAATATAATCTAACCATTTCATGTTCGACTCACTGAATAGACAACACTaggaggaatgtttcatgtCCTATGTTATGTCAGCTCTATCTAACAGGAGCAGTATACAGTCTGGACGGTTCTGACAGCTTGAAGGAGACCATGCAGACTAGTGTTCTCCCAGACAATGAGGTTAGATACTTCTATCTAACACAAGGATTGAACTTCACCTATGcacttttttctactttgtctCTCATTTCAGTTTCCTGCACacataatgtttttgttttagagGGAATGTTGAGTTTGGAATTGAAGATTTTAAACTCATTTAATTTTTAATCAGGTGGTCCAATCTGCGGACGACTGTTCCCATGTTGGGGTGACTGCTTGTAACATACCCGAGTTCTCCCTGGCTGCTGCTGAGAAGCTCGGGGTGGACCTGGCAGCTCTTCTGCTGAGCAAAGGAGCCAAGGACATTCTGACCACTGCACGGCAGCTCAACGACGCTCGATGAGTTGTCCACCTGTGCTGTCAggagattctgtgttctggccATATGTTGGTCTCCACTACACCTACCCACAACTTATTTGCTGTAGTTCTCAGTTATAAATATAGTGTAATTTCAAACTtttgaaaagagaaagaatTCCAGATGAGGAAGTTGGTAGTTGTAGTAGGTAGAGATAAGTCACGACTCAGTACCCTCCAAGCTTTAAACAATAGTCAACACTGAATTTCATTTTGGTAAATCAACCACTTTGACACACAGCAGGAAATATCACGCAAGCATGTTTTGTCCCTATGTGTAACAAGAAATGTATCAAAAACATATTGTGGAGTGCAgtctttaaaaaataatttattgatGTCATTTAAACCCATATGGTCATATCATTCTTTTGTCGATTTTGAATGAGAAAAGCCTGCTTCATAGACATTCTTACTGACTGACTACATGATTGTCAAAGTATTTTCAAgttgtctaaaaaaaaaaaaaaactattttatgGTATTATTTATGATTTTTAAGATGTGGTGGCTGTATTCTTAGAATATTGTCAATGGGGTGTACCGTTGTATATATGTAAATGAGAGGCTGTAACAAAAATCAGGGCAATACTATTTTAGCACTGCATTTACATACTGTTCATGTGCCTTTCATGATCAACAGCCTTAAACAATTATATGTAcaatttttaaataaaacaaggtTAATTGAAGATAACTGGTCTTGGAACAGGaatgtgtttacatgttttactttaactttaaattGTTGCACCTGAGTTACGTTAGGTTAGGTTTTGGGATTTTTATTGCCTATACACTATATTGCCCACATAGGACGTCCACCTTTTTAGCGGATACATGCATTAATATGCTGACCATCTCACATGTAATGCAGGAATTAAGACCGCTGTATGATTATTAAAATTGATAAAATGACACATGTTTAAATATAACCGACCAGGAGTTACAGGTTACCCCGCCCCCACTCGACCCTTATAGCCTTGTAATCGTTTAGCACAGAGGTAAGTCATCAAACAATAGAGGTGAAATGCCACTTTTACGCAACCCGGACTCTCCCGGTCCATTTCAGAGTAGATGTAGGCATATGAACAAACTATCATTTAAACAACAGGAGATCTCGACTTGCATGGCAATAGTTTTTAAACCTGCATGCATTTAGCTAGAAAGGGCGCGATGAGTGGTCGCCCACCACGCATAACTAACCACGCACacaaagatttaaaaaaaacctCGCGTGTTTAATGTTCACAGAATATAAAAGcgccatcacaaacacaaaagcaacAAGAAACAGAGAAACATGATCAGGCACTAAGCAGGCCTTTAAGGATTCAGAGTCCAGAGTCAGGCCACGCTGTCTAATATTCTTGAGACTGAGAAGCACCCTTCTTGCCAGCCTTCCCTGAGCTTGGGGCAGCCTGTCCAGTTTTCTTGGGAAGCAGCACGGCTTGAATGTTGGGGAGCACACCGCCCTGTGCGATGGTCACGCCGCCGAGCAACTTGTTCAACTCCTCGTCGTTTCTAACAGCCAGCTGCAAATGACGGGGGATGATACGGGTTTTCTTGTTGTCTCTGGCAGCGTTTCCAGCCAACTCGAGGATCTCAGCAGTCAGGTATTCGAGGACAGCAGCAAGGTAGACGGGAGCACCGGCGCCAACACGTTCAGCATAATTCCCCTTCCTAAGCAGACGATGAACACGACCGACAGGGAACTGCAGTCCAGCCCGGGAACTCCTGGTCTTGGCCTTAGCGCGGGCCTTTCCTCCAGTTTTGCCTCTTCCAGACATGTCCAAAGTTATTCAACCCTTAGTGGCCGTAGGTTCGTCGCTGGGGTGCTTGTCTCCGTGTTACCCGGAAGGAGTGCAGTGATGTATTTATAGAGATCCTTTAGGCCCGCCTGAATTTCCGAAGGTTGGGGTAGTGAACTTCGATTGGTTCTTGGAAAAAAGTGTACGCCCTAGTAAACATCCCTCATTGGCTTCTGAGAAAGTTGATCCATACACTCGCACTAATCACAACACCACAAAAGCACGAAGGACGACAATGACTGGATTAGACTGTGGTCAATCAATTTGAGCGCTAAATTTAAACCAATGGAACGCCTTCCCTCAAAAAATTCAAAGCaacgttttttttgtttaccaTCTACTAGCCAGGAATTTGTTGCCTGCCTATCCTTTTTATTTGATATAACATgaataagtagcctaggcttaaCGGAAGATAGAATGATTTCATTCAGCACAGTACAAAGACTGCATTTCAACATATTACTATCTATATAATCTTCATAATCTATCTATTGGCTGTTGCTGGTGGACTCATCTGCCTCCAAACTCCATAATCTCCATTCAAATGAGATTAAAATATGAACCTTTGGATTTcaacaacaataatatttgactgagaaaaaaaaatatggctTTCACATATGCTGCCAAGTCAGCTTACCAGCTACTCTCTTACTTCTACTTAAGACATGACATTCTTTTAGCATAggcattttgatttttttttttacttcacatGATCACTACAAGCTTCCTCTCCGAGTGCAAACCTGGTCCAAACACTGCGATGTAATACTTCCCCCTGGTGGATACAAAACATGTTGCAGACTCTAGTCATTTTGTTGCTTTGGGTGCTTGCTCTTTCAAAATGATTGTCCTGTTGGTGATAGATTGTTGGTATTTTTCAGCATTGTCTACATGGTTGAGTATGTATTTCTATGAGCACCACACAAAAACAGAGTATTATTTCATCATTCAATACCCTTGGAATTGTCCCTACCTTTTCCCTGCCTTAGGCACCCGTGCACACATTAGGCCACCAGGGGTGTGGCTGCTATCGTGGCCACAGAagtgcttcagtgtgtgtgtgtgtgtgtcaaagccTCTTTAAAGTATGCCAATTAATAAACGTTTGGACAGAGCATATTAGTGAAACACTGTATATGAGTTAACAAATACAGACCTAAACAGAGGCGAGGCAAGACAAGGTGGTATTTTGCATATACACCGTATGAtgagtttttaaaaaataatttattttccatAAATTAAACATCAAAATTACCACATTGTAATATAAAGTATTAACATTTACAGCTGGGCAATAGCTCTTCTCAGTATGTTTTGGCCTTTTTCACTAACATTCAGAGCAGGAACTATTTAAGAGGGCAATTTATAAATCAGCTTTCCATCTTTTAAGTTACAAGCAGAACATTTTTGAAGAGCAAAAGTCTATGCTAGATATTTTAATCCAAGCACAGTAGCCATGCAAAACCTGATTTGATTCACCTGTGAAAATGTGAAGCGTGATCATCAGCACTTTCTCTGACAAGTAGAGCACACAGCCCAACACAGTCTGTAAGTAAAACAATGGAATACCTGCATCAAAGGAGGTGTGGTTGGGGAAGGACAATTGCAAGAGGACCAACGACCAACAACCGCAAGGCTCCACTTAGTCTTACAAAGAAAAACGACCCCATCCCAAATATAGCaagacaatattttttttgtacacGTGTGGGAAGAACTGTGTCATGCATGCACTGGAAACAGGATTATTGCGATATGATGGTCAATGGCAATGGGAAATTTAAAACCTGTGAATTTTGATGTTTGgatatttttaaagaaaaaaaacaacaacatggcTACTATAACATTCATTAACATATTTAACCTGAGGTAAatgagaacaacaacaacaacagtttcCATTGATTCGGGGGTTGTGTCCGCATTTATATCCCCCCCGAATGCTCATTCCAAATCGACAAGATGATTTAATGGTGTTCTTATttctataaataaaaatatttaagaatatatatatatatatatatatatatatatatatatatatatatatatatatatatatatatacacttcaTACCTATTTATCCTTAAATACTTCCCTTTGAACTCTAACCAATTTCTTTACAAcctaaatacaaatacacaaacatataagGGATTTGTATGTACTTGTGTTCTTTTTTGAcaaacagaaacaacattatccAAGAAATGTTCATAAGCCACAAAGAAAACCAGCAATATAATTTTTAGTTCATTCAAAGGCTGGATATTTTATATATTCAGTAGAATATCTAATGAAATctactgtcaaacacacactagGGTTGGAAACCGAAGATTTGGTAGACAACATGGGTAATAATTTAGTGTTTTGCGATAGTAAACAATACAAAATCATAAAATCTAGAAGCTCTCTAGCATTGTAAACAATTCAAAAGTCCAAAGTGCAATTTCtccaataaataaaaacaaacatacacaggagGTGGTAAATCATTCTCAAGTCATTCTATTTCTCCCTTGTGCTTAGCATACTGTACACTAGTTTAACCACTCGTGTCCACAAAAAGGTTTCCAACATTGTTGCGGTTACCTCCCATAGACAGCTTGTCATCTCAATAAACTGGACACAACAATCAATAGGTCTCTCAAACACCATTCGCTTCCTCAACATCGTGTGAGGGACTGTGAAATTGCAGGTGGGCTATCCTAAAAGGCAACCAGTCAcattgcatatatatatatatatatatatatatatatatatatatatatatatataatataatatatatatatataaaggcaGTCCAAAATGGAGGAAAGGAAATCTTGAAAACTAGTCATTGCTCCTTCTGAAGACCACGTTGGGTTGACACACAATGTGACATCatgttttcctttctctctagTGCTTGAGCCTATAGAAACCCACGCTTCCCTTTTCCCCTTAGAGACTCCCTCTCGAGCAGCGCTTGCCGGTGTCCCCTTCATCATCCGGGGGCAAGATCCTCAGTTATCAGTCACGCTGGCCCCTCCATTGGTGGCGCTGGACTTGCCCTTCGACTTGGACGAGCGGAAGGAGAAGCGCTTGATGAGACGGCGCGAGAAACTCCCGGACTTCTTCCGCACACTGGCGGAGCTCGAGGAGGCTGAGTCGTTGTCCAGGTTGGACACGTCCTCGTGGGACTGGCTAAAGCTCGGGTCCTTCTGCCGGTTCCTCCGGCGGAACAGGAGCTTGGTACCGCTGCGGAGGAACCCCACTGGAATAGAGGGGATAGATGCACAATACACTACTGCATTTACAGAGGTTACAGATGTGCAGGACTACATTTAACTGAAGCAATatggcacgagtgagagtggctTCCATTGCAGTTATCAGTTAAAAGAGGTAGCTGTGCACATctcaggtgcaggacaaaaaaaaCTGTCAATAAATACTTAAAAAGTCTGCACACTTTGTGAatctttacttttttgtgtgttctacTTTGTCAACGCtcaagacaaaataaaacacaaaaaaggaaagATTAAAGAAGTGTGCAGATTGTCAAAGTATTTTTTTGGTTGCAGATATCGCCATGGTTGTGATTCAGCCATAGGCACGTGGCAGGAGGTCGAGTGTCCCAGGTAGTCACAGCCATGGCCATATCAAAGCCACTCCCACTCATgtcatattgcttttatacaacagttTTTCTACCAACTAATCGAGTTTAAGGATTTAAATGGTGTTttctattgtttatttattttttgttcatTCATCCTCTGTCCCCCAAAATAGTTTCAATCTTACTCTCCTGTCTTGAAATATCACCATTCATGGAATGCCTCTCATCCaatcagaaattaataaataatttgacCGCACCTAACTGTTGTATAATAATGCAGTTGAGCTGTCAGTTACAAAGCTTTCTGCCTCCGTCTGGTGAAACTTAAGCACTGCAGACAGTAGGGTTTTTTCATCAGCATCATGTTTTAATTCTGCTTAAATGCCATAGTAAAAGCTGGAAGCAGGTGTCTGAATGGATGAGAGTAGATTTGATGAATGGTTAAATGGTAAATATACTGCATTTATACAGATTATTCTATTCTGCCGAGACCTAAATGCACTTCTCCAATAAAGCCTCACAGTTTACCCgttcacatacacattcacagacacattcatcacaaacacattcacagacacattcacagacacattcacacataactGATGGCGATGGCTGCCATGCAAAGCGTCAACGTGCACATTGGACGTTGTTACAGAGAGTCTCAAACAGCAGGCTGTGTTGACTCACTCACCTTTGTGGTCTTTGAGGCTACGCGTCTCCAGGGCTCCGGTAGAACCGGTCTCTGACTCCACATCGTCCACAGACGGCCGCTCCGACACGTCCGACGGCGTGGTCTCGTCCGCGTCGGGATGGGGGGTAGTAGCCCCACAATGGTTGTGGCCGCCACCGGGAGAGTGCTCCCCCTGCAGGGCAGCGTCCATGGCTGCAGCGTAGCCCACAGACAGCGCACAGTCATCCTCAGAGATGGGGACCTGAGGGGAAACACAAGACAGGACTCtgttatattacacacacattaggatGATATGGTCTGCCCTGTGTGAATAAGATGAAAACAGCACTACTTAACCCATAACCAGTCTTTTCCCTCTAATTGTAGATAAAAGTATCGAGTATAATTTGAATATGAATctgcataatatatatattgataCTTTTATACTATATCgatacttttatactttttatattaaattagtgttagttagttagtaattaaatgtattattaaaattaatttagCTTTTATAGTAAATTAGTTCTGCATCACCTGGTAATGGTTTTAAATTACCAATAGAATATAACTGGGAAATCTCAAAACTGTATTATTTCTATTGAAAGCTATAAAGCTATAAAGTTAGTATGAAAAAAGAGATGGTGCTTTCAGACTTCACTTGAAGGAGTTAATTAGTTCACAGGACTGCTGCTGGAGGTATCATGTGATAGAGCAGGACATTATAACTGTGCTcattccagtttttttttcttgctgaCTGTTTGAATATAGCCCTCCATCCTTCACTGACTAACGGAGCTCTCCGGAGTCATATGAGCCGAGGATGAAATCAATCCTGCCTCTCCAATTTCCTGCTCTATGACTTCCTGACTGTAGCGATCAGCTGGGCTGATTGGCCATTTGTCCTGTTTACATGTGGACTTCTGCTTCTGATGCTAATGAAGCGTCACTTTGCTTGAAGTGGTACTCAACTGGCCAGTCCAGTTCCCATTTTTAATTGATGGCCACCATTCATTATTCAATCATTCCTTGGCGCAAGAAACACTACGGGTGTAGATCTAATCTCTAATCTGATGATGATTACACCACTGACTGCAGGAACTATCCTAATTAGATCACGTCAGCTGAGCAGTTTCATTCAACAGTAGTCTCCATTCAGATTGTGATGGCACTGAAAGAAAATACGACATACTACACAAACAACATACTACACTTCAAAAAAGCACATTTACaaagaacacaaaaaaaaacataccaatAATATATTCACTGATTTAGTCCATTCACTGGGTATGTACTGTCTACTTAGTAGTGAATTCATATACTGCTTTCATAGCAGTTTAATTCAATCCTACAGCTAATCTAACAGACATAAATCACTGTGGATTGCCTAGAGTAGCGCTGTTGCGGCGTGTCAGTGGATCTTGCTGACACTAACCTTCGAGACTCCAGAGATAATAAGCGTGCTCCTTTTAGTGGGGGTCTTCTTGGCCACTTTGGTTGATGACTCAGTCAGCTGCCGAATAGCTGTCTCAGCTACGGGATCCAGCCCGTTAGACAGGGAACTCTCAgcttagatacacacacacacgtacacacgcacgcagacatgcaggcacacacacacacacacacacacacacagaataaaatTAATGGAATgcatactctccctctctctctccctctcttgcctattctcactatggtaTAACTATGGTATAACACTACATAGTACCATTGatattaaccattttgatttatagtaatactaacccactctacatctctctttcttccatcTTACCacacttgtgaggtataccaTCACCAATCAGCCATCCGtgtgtttggccctcatctcactcatctcacctgaagtcccattcCTGCGACTGCCTTATCATCGCCTATTACTGTCCCccctgcccggattcctggcccgtacagcctagcgacccaacATTTGCCCTATGATAACTCCTAAtccccctggacaattccatttcttacactggactatttgaactttctgacactaaataggattcatgcattatcataccagacatgtaaccatcccacctcttgtaacatacacctcaagtggctttaaacaccatttttggtttgttttggcgctctataactgaaattaaattgaattgaaattgaaattcatACTCTGAAAGTAGACAATAAAATGAAACAACAAAATTACCAGCTTCTTTGAAATTTGAAATATCCAGCTCCATACGAGCTTCTATGACGAGAGCATTTGTTTGCCAGGACTTACTACTTGGTGTGGAGCTGAGGCTGGCTCCTGGAACATCCATCAGCACGGTTGGCCTCTTCTCAGTCACCTCCACCTTGGATGGAGATCTCGACGGGGAGTCTCCTTTGAGAGGGAAGGAGACAGGATTTATTACAGCAGTATTTCAATGTGAAGGCTGGGTGCTGTAGAGAACGTGATGGGAGTGCACTATGAGCACTATGGAGTTCTGGAGTAGGATGACGTAGGGCAGTTTACTGGAACACTCTACTGGAACACTCTTTCATTCACTTCACTAGTTTAAAGAAGGcacttgtgtgttgtgtgttgctgAGGGTATGTTCTATAGTAGGATTTCACACTAGTAAAgtgtactgcaaaaaaaaagctcaaTGGAATGCCTCACCGAGTTTCCGGTCCAACTTTGGTCTTGTCTGAATGGTGGTCACAGTGGTGACGATGGTTCCATCCGGCATGATGGTGCGGTCCACATCCACCTTTTTGGTGGGGGTGTGTGAAGAGCGCAGTGGTGTGGCAATAGAACCAGCTGACTCCATGTATTGCAACTGCAGAGGAAGTCCCACAGATAGTTAAAAACAGATTAAAAATTAAGCTGTCCACTAAAACTGATATACGTAATTTCCAGCCATAGCCTTCATTTACATAAACCCAGGTAAATCCTATGGTTTAGGAAATCCTTGGTTACCACTGATGTAGTGGCCATCTCTATCAACTAAACGTTGGATTTCCTATGTACAGTTCTGGTAGCCTTCCCTTTACTCCTGTGCTTGTGTGAAATGTCTGCTCTTACCTCTAAGGTGACGGAAGCTGGTGACGAGAGCCCATGGCCAGGACTGA
Encoded proteins:
- the hmbsa gene encoding hydroxymethylbilane synthase a isoform X1, yielding MEQSEEAQNSSEGNGKAGRVIRMGTRKSQLARIQTDFVRDKLKELYPDVDLQIVAMSTIGDQILDRALSKIGEKSLFTKELENALEKNEVDIVVHSLKDLPTSLPPGFTIGAVLERESPYDAVVLHPKHAGRSLDVLPDKSVIGTSSLRRAAQLKKRFPHLEFENIRGNLNTRLKKLDEKEDYAAIILAAAGLKRMGWESRVSQILEPSDCMYAVGQGALAVEVRARDRDILNMVSILHHHDTVLRCVAERAFLRQLEGGCSVPVAVHTEVKDSLLYLTGAVYSLDGSDSLKETMQTSVLPDNEVVQSADDCSHVGVTACNIPEFSLAAAEKLGVDLAALLLSKGAKDILTTARQLNDAR
- the hmbsa gene encoding hydroxymethylbilane synthase a isoform X2, encoding MENRLNSCIEEGNGKAGRVIRMGTRKSQLARIQTDFVRDKLKELYPDVDLQIVAMSTIGDQILDRALSKIGEKSLFTKELENALEKNEVDIVVHSLKDLPTSLPPGFTIGAVLERESPYDAVVLHPKHAGRSLDVLPDKSVIGTSSLRRAAQLKKRFPHLEFENIRGNLNTRLKKLDEKEDYAAIILAAAGLKRMGWESRVSQILEPSDCMYAVGQGALAVEVRARDRDILNMVSILHHHDTVLRCVAERAFLRQLEGGCSVPVAVHTEVKDSLLYLTGAVYSLDGSDSLKETMQTSVLPDNEVVQSADDCSHVGVTACNIPEFSLAAAEKLGVDLAALLLSKGAKDILTTARQLNDAR
- the LOC125284310 gene encoding histone H2AX, with the protein product MSGRGKTGGKARAKAKTRSSRAGLQFPVGRVHRLLRKGNYAERVGAGAPVYLAAVLEYLTAEILELAGNAARDNKKTRIIPRHLQLAVRNDEELNKLLGGVTIAQGGVLPNIQAVLLPKKTGQAAPSSGKAGKKGASQSQEY